A single Mucilaginibacter inviolabilis DNA region contains:
- a CDS encoding RagB/SusD family nutrient uptake outer membrane protein: protein MKKILSVTFLTLMITVSGCKKLLDQPPKSQLGSDKFWKNADDAKAGVAGIYDGVQDMFNSQFIYWGDGRSDNLTFHPTYNDGLPLAINVLTPNTNGADWTLLYTTISRANFAIKYIPTIPVIDPALSKDYQAQALGIRAYCYFWLIRLWGNVPLWTEPYEDLSTDPYKGVTPAADIMKNEILPDLLKAYDLSDKTASVVWNLNSGGIAAMLMDVYMYNHDYTNALLWCDNLLALKRYSLEPTATWKNIFTSPTNSKEDIWSLNWDFTVDGGNKTSQEIGAGDTNSDFAVDPALWTYFTTTTADIRGAQSIDFKVNNHDKIWKYYAPNLDKNGNQIYPNSPQANLLFPLYRLADIYLLRAEALNRTGDLTNALVYLNMVHTRAGLPAYKASDFTSADDMLYGNPVNGNGILRERQLEFFCEAKRWFDLQRNGIIVSIMDPLIKARQVQKGFPPTGFGDIRKIFWPINQNVLNANTKLTQNPPY from the coding sequence ATGAAAAAAATATTAAGCGTTACTTTTTTAACATTGATGATCACGGTATCGGGCTGTAAAAAGCTGCTTGATCAACCCCCTAAAAGTCAGTTGGGAAGTGATAAGTTCTGGAAAAATGCAGATGATGCCAAAGCAGGCGTTGCAGGTATATATGATGGTGTTCAGGATATGTTTAACAGCCAGTTTATTTATTGGGGCGATGGTCGTAGTGATAACCTCACATTCCACCCAACTTATAATGATGGCCTGCCTTTGGCTATTAATGTATTAACACCCAATACAAACGGTGCTGATTGGACGCTGCTTTATACCACCATAAGCAGGGCCAACTTTGCTATAAAATACATTCCAACTATACCGGTAATTGATCCGGCATTGTCAAAAGATTACCAGGCGCAGGCGCTGGGCATCCGGGCTTATTGTTATTTCTGGCTGATAAGGCTTTGGGGCAATGTACCGCTATGGACCGAACCCTATGAAGACCTGAGTACCGACCCCTATAAAGGGGTAACGCCAGCAGCTGATATTATGAAAAATGAGATCCTGCCCGATCTGCTCAAGGCTTATGATCTGTCTGACAAAACCGCGTCGGTTGTTTGGAACCTGAATTCCGGGGGAATTGCAGCCATGCTGATGGATGTGTATATGTACAACCACGATTATACCAACGCGTTGTTATGGTGCGATAATCTATTAGCCTTAAAACGCTACAGCCTGGAGCCAACGGCTACCTGGAAAAACATCTTTACATCGCCTACCAACTCGAAAGAAGATATCTGGAGCTTGAACTGGGATTTTACAGTTGATGGCGGCAATAAAACATCACAGGAAATTGGAGCAGGGGATACCAACAGCGATTTTGCCGTTGACCCTGCATTGTGGACCTATTTTACAACCACAACCGCCGATATCCGTGGCGCCCAGAGCATTGATTTTAAAGTGAACAATCACGATAAAATATGGAAATATTATGCTCCAAACCTGGATAAAAACGGCAACCAGATCTACCCGAATTCGCCGCAGGCCAACCTGTTGTTCCCTTTATATCGTTTGGCTGATATTTATCTTTTACGTGCTGAGGCTTTAAACCGGACAGGTGACCTGACCAACGCGCTTGTTTACTTAAACATGGTACATACCCGTGCCGGTTTGCCTGCTTATAAGGCAAGTGATTTTACCAGTGCCGATGACATGCTTTATGGCAATCCGGTAAACGGGAATGGCATTCTGCGTGAGAGGCAACTGGAATTCTTTTGCGAGGCTAAACGCTGGTTCGATCTGCAACGCAACGGTATCATCGTTTCAATAATGGATCCTTTAATTAAAGCAAGACAAGTACAAAAGGGCTTCCCTCCAACGGGTTTTGGCGATATCCGGAAGATATTCTGGCCAATCAATCAGAATGTATTGAATGCCAACACTAAACTCACTCAAAATCCACCTTATTAA
- a CDS encoding FecR family protein, with protein sequence MDQETLWILLGKKLNKEATPDELRQLDILLAQPWADAYSVQVLEALWQQNPDQPPRFISHKLQEKWDRLENKLETDKPTTDSFQNPEDKLDSSAKLRNFWFNPSRLSIAAACLVFGLLSFFCWRSFTGDSMGKTYQIAAPLGGISKIILPDGSKVWLNAGSEIFYGTNYGNKYREIRLTGEAFFDVVKDSEHPFIVNTTTMQIKVLGTAFNVRSYANDNASETSLIRGRIELTPVSNPDHKIILKPSEKLTIPNKEKHDVNENNTLITLSSLHKAKNDSLPSEAQWLENKLVFDDEYFDDVAKKMERWYGVSISFKNEELKQKKFSGKFTKESLATALDALKATSNFNFLIDNDKVTIY encoded by the coding sequence ATGGACCAGGAAACTCTTTGGATACTTTTAGGAAAAAAACTGAATAAGGAAGCTACTCCCGATGAGCTTCGGCAGCTGGATATATTGCTTGCCCAACCCTGGGCCGATGCTTATTCGGTACAAGTGTTGGAGGCCTTGTGGCAACAAAATCCGGATCAGCCACCCCGCTTTATTTCACATAAGCTACAGGAAAAGTGGGACCGTTTGGAAAACAAACTCGAAACAGATAAACCCACAACAGACAGTTTTCAAAATCCGGAAGATAAATTGGATTCTTCGGCCAAATTAAGAAACTTCTGGTTTAATCCTTCTCGTCTGTCTATCGCGGCGGCTTGTTTGGTTTTTGGTCTGTTGTCTTTTTTTTGCTGGCGAAGTTTTACCGGTGATAGCATGGGTAAAACCTATCAGATTGCGGCACCGCTGGGAGGCATCAGCAAAATAATACTGCCCGATGGCAGTAAAGTATGGCTTAATGCCGGCAGCGAAATTTTTTACGGAACCAATTACGGCAACAAGTACAGGGAAATACGCTTAACCGGCGAAGCCTTTTTTGATGTGGTAAAGGATAGTGAACATCCTTTTATTGTAAATACCACCACCATGCAAATAAAGGTATTGGGCACCGCTTTTAATGTGCGTTCATATGCTAATGATAATGCCTCCGAAACATCGCTGATTAGGGGCAGGATAGAACTGACACCGGTATCAAACCCCGATCATAAGATCATCTTAAAACCTTCCGAAAAATTAACTATCCCCAACAAGGAAAAACATGATGTAAATGAAAATAATACCTTAATCACTTTAAGCTCCCTCCATAAGGCCAAAAATGATTCTTTACCATCAGAAGCCCAGTGGCTTGAAAACAAACTGGTGTTTGATGATGAATATTTTGATGACGTAGCCAAAAAAATGGAACGCTGGTATGGCGTTTCCATTTCCTTTAAAAATGAGGAGCTGAAACAGAAAAAATTTAGCGGAAAGTTTACCAAAGAATCATTGGCCACAGCTCTGGATGCACTTAAGGCTACTAGCAATTTTAACTTTTTAATTGATAACGATAAAGTGACTATTTATTGA
- a CDS encoding RNA polymerase sigma-70 factor yields MLNIDLKELLLKIAYDSDLAAFQKIYFLYYERLLKLACSFVKQTEVAEEIVDDVFVKIWANRSKLNEVNNLTVYLYVAIKNQALNYNQANRMICIDIESVGFELKDISSSVEDILITAELTKVINDAVQHLPEQCKMVFKLVKEDRLKYRSVAEILNISPKTVEYHMGNALKIIAAAISDLPGHHKRSFKKASAN; encoded by the coding sequence ATGTTAAACATTGACCTTAAAGAGCTATTATTAAAAATAGCGTACGATAGTGATCTTGCTGCTTTTCAAAAGATCTACTTTTTATACTATGAACGATTATTGAAACTGGCCTGCTCTTTTGTAAAACAAACCGAAGTAGCCGAAGAGATTGTTGATGATGTGTTTGTAAAAATATGGGCCAACCGCAGTAAACTAAATGAGGTAAATAATTTAACGGTTTACTTGTACGTGGCCATAAAAAACCAGGCTCTTAACTATAACCAGGCAAACCGTATGATATGTATTGATATCGAATCGGTTGGATTTGAATTAAAAGATATCAGTAGTTCTGTCGAAGATATACTGATCACGGCAGAACTCACCAAAGTTATAAATGATGCTGTACAGCATTTACCCGAACAATGTAAAATGGTATTTAAACTGGTTAAGGAAGACCGGTTGAAATACAGAAGCGTTGCAGAAATCCTGAATATATCGCCAAAAACGGTTGAATACCATATGGGTAATGCCCTTAAAATAATAGCGGCTGCAATTTCAGATTTGCCCGGTCATCATAAAAGGAGCTTCAAAAAGGCATCGGCAAATTAA
- a CDS encoding SusC/RagA family TonB-linked outer membrane protein: protein MTKCTLILIVISSFQVFSKGYGQDKININLHNVSIKKALAEVEKASSYRFVYNDDALNSKLIGKVDLNNASIAEVMEKLLSQTNLTYKLNGNNLVIITDKRQQMAPISISGVVSDAKGPLPGVSVKLKGTQVGVLTDGNGKYLINVPDNNATLVFSSIGYVSTEIVVGDRKSINVTLKESATDLNEVIVTGYGQSVTKRDLTGAISTITAKQIEERHPINLIDALQSQASGVLVINDSGEPGATGSIQIRGGSTFSSAGNAPLFVIDGILSQSADNVNPNDIQSIEVLKDAASAAIYGSQAANGVILITTKRGKAGKPMINAQYARIFGVMAHKLEQPNSKDLRVERNLYNGNSPDKPTTTNDSLNVVFNSDNDNQAVITQTAKRDILDFGVSGGEKSIQYYSSIRYINDEGLIVNSYAKTLQARFNLDYQVSPRFKYSNRLSFGYNTNNNINEGNTINQAFQRPSNLALYYPDGTLTGYISGRRNQLSVALLEVNVTNTYTGDLFNQIDYTITKDLRLTNNFDFGLSTPHNVFFDPKLLSSAAPLVNSGRESFAVNTNWAYQGFLNYGKTFGNHSITAVAGVSAEKTQNNSFKIAGSNSANETIYTSNVYGTIDQTNTGTDAGSTSRESLYARATYNYKSRYLFSAVYRRDGSSRFGKDNKYGDFYGSSAAWRFTDEPFMGWTKKVLNDAKLRLNYGEVGNDRIPSNSNLLIYTFGSSFYNAVNGVVLSNQFGNSQLKWESNIQKGIGLDLQFFNSRLNVTADYYQKVTKNLLYQRNIPVETGFTNVYVNVGDVTNKGFEFSINATPLAKKNFNWNIGANLTIERNRIKSLYNHQPFLATAGGATYLVQEGGKIGDFYGYKGLGVYQYDVSNAYDGNWNRLTPVGVSADGKTAQKYTLNGQTYSGTVHHMYAGGALLLGGDMIFDNVKKDSVIDANDRQVLGNAQPSFYASVINTINYKQFSLSFTLNTTWGGQIYDSPRQTLDNLATSGIVADNNTTYNSWKKQGDITDIPYMGRKNSTANFPGTQTRFLENASFIRLSYAKLTYNLPGKLASRYKLQNIGAYIYGANLLTWTNYSWYDPEFSSSSALTPGNDNGRYPRRREFGFGINVNF from the coding sequence ATGACAAAGTGTACCCTGATCCTGATTGTGATATCGTCCTTTCAGGTTTTTTCAAAAGGCTACGGGCAGGATAAGATCAATATTAACCTGCATAACGTTTCGATAAAAAAAGCGCTTGCCGAAGTGGAAAAGGCAAGCAGCTATCGCTTTGTTTATAATGATGACGCGTTGAATTCAAAGCTTATCGGTAAGGTTGACCTCAACAACGCTTCTATTGCCGAGGTAATGGAAAAGTTGTTGTCGCAAACAAATCTTACCTATAAGCTGAACGGGAACAACCTGGTTATCATTACCGATAAAAGGCAGCAAATGGCCCCTATATCCATTTCTGGTGTGGTAAGCGATGCCAAAGGGCCCTTGCCTGGTGTTAGCGTAAAATTAAAAGGAACGCAGGTGGGTGTTTTGACCGATGGGAATGGCAAGTACCTGATCAATGTACCCGATAATAACGCGACATTGGTGTTTTCGTCCATCGGCTATGTTTCAACCGAAATAGTTGTTGGCGACCGGAAAAGCATCAATGTAACCTTAAAGGAATCAGCAACCGATTTAAATGAGGTTATTGTAACGGGCTACGGTCAATCTGTAACTAAACGCGACCTTACCGGTGCTATATCAACCATAACCGCCAAACAGATAGAGGAACGGCACCCCATAAACCTCATCGACGCTTTGCAGTCACAGGCATCTGGAGTGTTGGTTATTAATGATTCTGGCGAGCCCGGCGCAACGGGTTCTATTCAGATACGCGGGGGATCAACATTTTCAAGCGCGGGTAATGCGCCGTTGTTTGTAATTGATGGTATTTTAAGTCAAAGCGCCGATAATGTAAACCCCAATGATATCCAATCCATCGAGGTTTTGAAAGACGCGGCATCGGCTGCCATTTATGGTTCGCAGGCAGCCAATGGTGTTATATTGATCACCACTAAACGCGGTAAGGCGGGCAAACCCATGATCAACGCCCAATATGCCCGCATCTTTGGCGTAATGGCGCATAAACTGGAACAACCTAACTCCAAAGATCTGCGTGTGGAACGGAATTTATATAATGGCAATAGCCCAGACAAACCCACCACCACCAATGACTCTTTAAATGTTGTTTTTAACTCCGATAATGATAATCAGGCGGTTATTACCCAGACCGCTAAAAGGGATATTCTTGACTTTGGTGTAAGCGGGGGCGAAAAAAGCATTCAATATTACTCCAGTATCAGGTATATTAATGACGAGGGGCTGATTGTTAATAGTTATGCCAAAACGCTTCAGGCAAGATTTAATTTAGATTACCAGGTATCTCCAAGATTTAAGTACAGCAACCGCCTGTCCTTCGGGTATAACACCAACAATAATATCAATGAGGGCAATACTATTAACCAGGCCTTTCAGCGGCCATCAAACCTGGCGCTGTATTATCCCGATGGTACTTTAACCGGCTACATCAGCGGGCGGCGTAACCAGTTATCGGTTGCTTTGCTCGAGGTTAATGTGACCAATACCTATACCGGCGACCTCTTTAATCAGATTGATTATACCATTACCAAGGATCTGCGTTTAACCAACAATTTCGACTTTGGTTTATCAACACCGCATAATGTGTTTTTTGACCCTAAGTTGTTAAGCAGCGCAGCGCCTTTGGTTAATTCGGGCAGGGAAAGCTTTGCGGTTAATACTAACTGGGCCTACCAGGGATTTTTAAATTATGGTAAAACATTTGGCAACCACTCCATTACTGCTGTGGCGGGTGTTAGCGCCGAAAAAACGCAGAATAACAGTTTTAAAATAGCCGGCTCAAACTCTGCCAACGAAACCATATACACATCCAATGTTTATGGTACTATTGATCAAACCAATACAGGAACTGACGCAGGCTCAACCAGTCGCGAATCACTTTATGCCAGAGCAACCTATAATTACAAAAGCCGCTACCTGTTCAGCGCGGTTTACCGAAGAGATGGTTCATCAAGGTTTGGGAAGGATAATAAATACGGCGATTTCTATGGTTCATCCGCAGCCTGGCGCTTTACCGATGAGCCATTTATGGGTTGGACCAAAAAAGTGCTGAATGATGCCAAACTCCGTTTAAACTATGGTGAAGTAGGTAATGACCGTATCCCATCCAACTCTAACTTGCTCATCTATACTTTTGGTTCTTCTTTTTACAATGCTGTAAATGGGGTAGTGCTAAGTAACCAGTTTGGAAATTCCCAATTGAAATGGGAAAGCAATATCCAGAAAGGCATCGGGCTCGATCTGCAGTTTTTCAACTCCAGGCTGAATGTAACGGCCGATTATTATCAAAAGGTAACCAAAAACCTGCTTTACCAGCGTAATATCCCGGTGGAAACAGGGTTTACCAATGTATACGTAAACGTGGGTGATGTTACCAACAAGGGATTTGAGTTTTCAATTAATGCTACACCTTTAGCCAAGAAAAACTTTAACTGGAACATTGGGGCCAACCTGACTATTGAACGAAACCGGATCAAGAGCCTGTACAACCATCAGCCATTTCTGGCAACAGCAGGAGGGGCTACTTACCTGGTGCAGGAAGGAGGAAAGATAGGCGATTTTTATGGCTATAAAGGCCTTGGGGTGTATCAGTATGATGTTTCCAATGCTTATGATGGCAATTGGAACAGGTTAACACCGGTGGGTGTATCTGCCGATGGTAAAACCGCCCAAAAGTATACTTTAAATGGGCAAACCTATTCGGGTACCGTACACCATATGTATGCCGGCGGGGCTTTACTGCTTGGTGGCGACATGATATTTGACAACGTTAAAAAAGATAGTGTAATTGATGCCAATGATCGCCAGGTATTAGGTAATGCGCAGCCGTCATTTTACGCATCTGTTATTAATACCATAAATTATAAGCAGTTTTCCTTATCATTTACGCTGAATACCACCTGGGGCGGCCAGATCTATGATAGCCCGCGACAAACACTGGATAACCTGGCTACCTCCGGTATTGTTGCCGATAATAATACCACGTATAATTCCTGGAAAAAACAAGGCGATATTACCGATATCCCATACATGGGCCGGAAAAACTCGACAGCTAATTTCCCGGGTACGCAAACCCGGTTCCTGGAAAACGCTTCGTTTATAAGATTGAGTTATGCCAAGCTAACCTATAATTTACCCGGCAAGCTGGCTTCGCGCTATAAGCTCCAAAACATCGGAGCCTATATATACGGTGCAAACCTGCTTACCTGGACAAATTACTCTTGGTATGATCCTGAATTTTCTTCCAGCTCCGCCCTCACCCCGGGTAATGATAATGGCCGTTATCCGCGCAGGCGCGAGTTTGGTTTTGGTATAAATGTTAATTTCTAA
- a CDS encoding fasciclin domain-containing protein — protein MKQALVWLAGMGLLISMAGCNLAGLKLQENADYHPYVLDPHINKTTWQYIKDRSYNFAGKDTIFKLMRQAIEYSGIDTNLYIKTNCTFVLLHNDAVFRTTVVNKAPTITADCYWGKYLVNGKPGTKWSDYPKEQVKNYLLYLIVQGAYSFNNLTPTNVVATTLQPQNYDPLNPTSIMTLRVNNDQNFTMRLNDFSNSVAYVSVRTSNILPINGAIQVIDRVLFYQTK, from the coding sequence ATGAAACAAGCACTTGTATGGCTTGCAGGGATGGGCCTTTTAATAAGCATGGCCGGCTGTAACCTGGCGGGATTAAAATTACAGGAAAATGCCGACTATCACCCCTATGTGCTTGATCCGCATATCAACAAAACCACCTGGCAGTATATTAAGGACCGCAGCTACAACTTTGCCGGGAAGGATACCATTTTTAAGCTCATGCGCCAGGCAATCGAATATTCAGGGATCGACACCAATTTATATATTAAAACCAATTGTACGTTTGTGCTATTGCATAATGATGCTGTTTTCAGAACAACGGTAGTAAATAAAGCGCCAACCATAACGGCAGATTGTTACTGGGGCAAATACCTGGTAAACGGCAAGCCGGGTACCAAATGGAGCGATTATCCTAAAGAACAGGTGAAAAACTACCTGTTGTATTTAATTGTACAGGGAGCATATTCATTTAATAATTTAACACCAACAAATGTGGTGGCCACCACGCTGCAACCTCAAAATTACGATCCGCTAAACCCAACATCGATCATGACCTTGCGGGTTAATAACGATCAGAACTTTACCATGCGGTTAAATGATTTTTCAAATTCAGTAGCTTATGTGAGTGTGCGTACCAGTAATATTCTGCCCATCAACGGGGCTATACAGGTAATTGACAGGGTTCTTTTTTATCAAACAAAATAG
- a CDS encoding polysaccharide lyase 6 family protein has translation MLVVYSQKHIPMHKKHPNYLKSNMARLAVMLIALLLMPSKKLLAETVTVSSIADLQKAIDKAKAGDLILLADGVYTTTEDIIVRGKGTREKLITIAAQHIGAAEITGKGGFNLQSPAAYIIIRGFKFTHAASKTKTGIGTTHCRFTQNIFENQGDGEDLTVAGSDQEVDYNTFQNKNAMGRFIAIRGEGKQIAERLYIHHNYFNNFASQGGKNGAEALQFGLSGFSLSSSNSVVEYNLFERCEGENELISVKASAVTLRYNTVRDCPAQFTLRHGNKSLVYGNYFFNTPGLRIFGDDHLIYSNYFENCSSAIVIGNGDGEVADGAQLTAHDRPDRVLIAFNTLVNNKENIIQTGRKNGLGATYITVADNIIQGGGPAASIAGPYANPQWLGNIVFQVKDAGSMPAEGYTTVDPKLVKTASGTYHLQAGSPAIDHGTAAYPAVNTDMDGQPRVQPFDIGADELSNAPVKAHALHPSEVGYQAKN, from the coding sequence ATGTTAGTTGTATACTCACAAAAACATATCCCAATGCACAAAAAGCATCCCAACTATCTAAAAAGCAATATGGCCAGATTGGCTGTTATGCTGATAGCTTTACTATTAATGCCTTCAAAAAAATTGTTAGCAGAAACGGTTACTGTTTCATCAATTGCCGATCTGCAAAAGGCCATTGATAAGGCTAAAGCCGGCGACTTGATCTTACTGGCCGATGGGGTTTATACCACCACCGAAGACATCATTGTTCGTGGAAAAGGTACCCGCGAAAAACTGATCACCATTGCCGCGCAACATATTGGCGCTGCCGAAATTACCGGTAAGGGAGGGTTTAATTTACAGAGCCCGGCAGCGTATATTATTATCCGTGGCTTTAAATTCACCCATGCGGCATCCAAAACCAAAACCGGGATAGGTACGACTCATTGCCGCTTTACCCAAAACATATTTGAAAACCAGGGCGATGGAGAAGATTTAACCGTTGCCGGCAGCGACCAGGAGGTAGATTATAACACGTTTCAAAACAAAAATGCCATGGGCCGGTTCATCGCCATTCGCGGCGAGGGCAAGCAAATAGCCGAACGGCTGTATATCCACCATAATTACTTTAATAATTTCGCCAGCCAGGGCGGTAAAAATGGAGCCGAAGCGCTTCAGTTTGGGTTGAGCGGTTTTAGCTTATCATCAAGCAACAGTGTGGTTGAATACAACTTGTTTGAACGCTGCGAAGGCGAAAATGAGCTGATCTCGGTTAAAGCATCGGCCGTAACTCTCCGGTATAATACTGTTCGGGATTGCCCGGCGCAGTTTACCCTGCGTCATGGCAACAAAAGCCTGGTATATGGCAACTACTTTTTCAATACACCTGGACTGAGGATATTTGGCGACGATCACCTCATCTACAGTAATTATTTCGAAAACTGCAGCTCGGCCATCGTGATAGGCAATGGCGATGGTGAGGTTGCCGATGGCGCCCAGCTTACCGCGCACGATCGGCCAGACAGGGTGCTGATCGCTTTTAATACATTGGTTAATAATAAAGAAAACATTATCCAAACCGGGCGCAAAAACGGACTGGGTGCCACTTATATTACAGTGGCCGATAATATCATCCAGGGTGGCGGACCGGCGGCTAGCATCGCTGGCCCATATGCTAATCCGCAATGGTTGGGTAATATCGTATTCCAGGTAAAGGATGCCGGGAGCATGCCGGCAGAAGGTTATACTACTGTTGATCCTAAACTTGTAAAAACTGCTTCAGGAACGTATCATTTACAAGCAGGTAGTCCCGCTATTGACCATGGAACCGCGGCTTATCCTGCTGTAAATACCGATATGGATGGTCAGCCGCGCGTCCAGCCTTTTGATATTGGTGCCGACGAATTAAGTAATGCGCCCGTAAAAGCACATGCGCTTCATCCATCCGAGGTTGGTTATCAGGCTAAAAATTAA
- a CDS encoding glycoside hydrolase family 28 protein, which produces MTDKHDNSVTRRNWLGTMGKISLATGLTAVSAGSFGAERPVKVKATNNDIGARVYNIRDFGAKGDGKTLDTAALQSAIDACNKEQGGTVLVPAGVFVIGTVELKSNVTLHIAAQGKLLGSADGKQYHACEAIPLDVGWTMNDGNVGLIFAVNAENITIEGNGTIDGQGAQFRSDTKGVLPPAGISGNHRPYHLLFYQCKNVTVRDISLINSAYHSIRVCMCTLGKFEGLYIRSKVIHNNDGFHFIGSTYMHVSNCDVQCQDDACALFGSCKFITVSDCSFSTRWSVFRFGGGEAENIMVSNCIIYETYGCPIKMRCSPGSRFENISFSNLVMKDVTGPISIGSGNGKSSVNIVANTPAVVRNISFNHIHATVVKPVQLRGSEFTSKYNPGEIFSCVTLNAMDDIFLENISFNDVHIAFPGGGTAEQGAVRDVPKVAAEYYQIGVPPAYGIYARNVRGLTLHNVRLTMDSPDMRPAVILDNVEDCSVNGLSAQGQKGSESLLRFINTRDVLVSALRVLTPVTNLLQAEGKECANIIIDGGDVVKADKALILSSGATAQAVKLQGL; this is translated from the coding sequence ATGACAGATAAACACGACAACTCCGTAACCCGTCGTAATTGGCTGGGTACTATGGGCAAGATATCGCTGGCAACAGGGCTAACAGCGGTCAGCGCAGGGTCATTTGGAGCAGAACGCCCGGTTAAGGTAAAAGCAACCAATAATGATATTGGCGCGAGGGTGTATAACATTCGTGATTTTGGCGCCAAAGGGGATGGTAAAACACTGGATACCGCAGCCCTGCAATCAGCTATTGATGCTTGTAATAAGGAACAGGGCGGAACAGTACTGGTACCTGCCGGTGTATTTGTGATTGGCACGGTGGAGCTGAAAAGCAACGTTACCCTGCATATCGCAGCACAAGGAAAATTGCTTGGCAGTGCCGATGGTAAACAATATCATGCCTGCGAAGCTATCCCCCTGGATGTTGGCTGGACTATGAACGACGGCAACGTAGGACTGATATTTGCAGTTAATGCCGAGAATATCACCATTGAGGGTAACGGAACCATTGACGGCCAGGGCGCGCAATTTCGCAGCGATACCAAAGGTGTATTGCCACCAGCCGGTATCTCGGGGAATCATCGGCCGTATCATTTGCTTTTTTATCAATGTAAAAACGTAACGGTACGCGATATTTCGCTTATCAACAGCGCCTATCATTCCATCAGGGTTTGTATGTGCACCTTAGGAAAGTTTGAGGGCTTATATATCCGCAGTAAAGTAATCCATAACAATGATGGCTTTCACTTTATAGGCAGTACTTATATGCATGTTTCCAATTGCGATGTACAATGCCAGGACGATGCCTGTGCGCTGTTTGGGAGCTGTAAGTTTATAACTGTTTCAGATTGTTCGTTCAGTACGCGCTGGTCCGTGTTCCGGTTTGGAGGAGGGGAGGCCGAGAACATCATGGTTTCCAATTGTATTATTTATGAAACGTATGGCTGTCCTATAAAAATGCGCTGCTCACCCGGTTCGCGGTTTGAGAATATCTCGTTTTCAAACCTGGTGATGAAAGATGTAACTGGACCTATTTCCATTGGTTCGGGCAACGGTAAATCATCCGTTAATATCGTCGCGAATACCCCGGCAGTTGTGCGTAATATTTCCTTTAACCATATTCATGCCACAGTGGTAAAACCGGTGCAGCTTCGAGGCTCGGAGTTTACCAGTAAATACAATCCCGGCGAAATATTTTCATGCGTTACGCTGAATGCTATGGACGATATTTTTCTGGAAAATATCAGTTTTAACGATGTCCACATCGCATTTCCGGGCGGAGGTACAGCCGAGCAGGGTGCTGTGCGCGATGTGCCAAAAGTAGCAGCAGAATATTACCAGATAGGGGTACCACCCGCGTATGGTATATACGCCCGTAATGTACGCGGATTAACCCTCCATAACGTACGGCTGACCATGGACAGTCCAGACATGCGCCCGGCTGTTATACTCGATAATGTGGAAGACTGTTCTGTGAATGGCCTGAGCGCACAAGGACAAAAGGGTTCTGAATCGTTACTCCGTTTCATCAACACCCGTGATGTTTTGGTCAGTGCCCTAAGGGTATTAACACCTGTTACTAATTTACTACAAGCCGAGGGTAAAGAATGCGCTAATATTATCATAGATGGAGGAGATGTTGTTAAAGCCGACAAGGCCCTGATATTATCTTCAGGCGCGACTGCACAGGCGGTGAAACTACAGGGTTTGTAA